Below is a window of Cytobacillus firmus DNA.
TGTTTGTTATCGTATTGAAATCCATTTTTATCGAATCAAGTACAGGAACCCTCATATTTGTAATAAGTGTACTAAGCTGGACAGGGACGGCACGTCTGGTGCGAAGCAAGGTCATGGCTGAGAAGGAAAATGAGTATATTATGAGTGCTGTATCCATTGGATGCTCTGCACCAAAAACCATTTTTAAACACTTGCTGCCGAACGTCATGTCAACCATTATTGTTCAGGCAACCATTACTCTTGCAGCGATGATTGTAGCTGAGACAGGCCTAAGCTTCCTCGGATTTGGTGTACCAATCAACATTCCAACCTGGGGAAACATGCTTCAGGAAGCAAGAAGTCCTGATGTTTTAACAAGTAAATGGTGGATTTGGATTCCGCCTGCTGCGATTCTGACGTTTACAATCCTATCAATCAACTTCATAGGGGAAGGCTTGAAAGATGCCTTCAACCCTAAATCCAACAGATAGCAAAAAAACGCCTGTAATAAGGCGTTTTTTTGCTGTCTTGTGGCCTATAGCTTGTACATATCTAAACAAATGCTTTCATATACATGTAAAAAAGATAGTGGGAGTGAGTTTATGGCAGCAATAAAACCTTATATGACTCACAAATATAGTAAAGAACATGTTATTTAGGGCATTTTGGCTTTTAACGGGGTTTGG
It encodes the following:
- the opp4C gene encoding oligopeptide ABC transporter permease — protein: MEPSISQQTSPGLAEPVKPPKSQSPWALARRKFLRNKAAMISLVFLLLVCVMSILAEPLTMPVEETAKINLTQMSKEPSADHYFGTDKSGRDVFARTLHGGKTSLLLAFSITLAVITIGTLVGATAGYFGGWVDNALMRFTDFMMNFPFLLFVIVLKSIFIESSTGTLIFVISVLSWTGTARLVRSKVMAEKENEYIMSAVSIGCSAPKTIFKHLLPNVMSTIIVQATITLAAMIVAETGLSFLGFGVPINIPTWGNMLQEARSPDVLTSKWWIWIPPAAILTFTILSINFIGEGLKDAFNPKSNR